The Synchiropus splendidus isolate RoL2022-P1 chromosome 1, RoL_Sspl_1.0, whole genome shotgun sequence genome includes a window with the following:
- the LOC128752624 gene encoding oocyte zinc finger protein XlCOF6.1-like isoform X2, with amino-acid sequence MIEGEDTSEQQECSSSMSQEGQEHPLIKEEKEEIQTFLIDVKSEYDEAGTSSFDQQLKTEEEEIESQVNRTTASPLSLVKSEDDELGISSLTQQVKTEADGDKCGGPNPASDLDTSLHADQQRSLCSESDTDDSEDWGETSNNHSASNSVEDPNICGQKGEKKSFKCSHCGKCFSASLNLTRHMRKHTGEKTSRCSLCGKSFTRKSKLEAHMKIHTGVKPFHCTHCDKRFTFTAYLKRHMRIHTGQKPFSCTQCAKYFRGTTELKQHMRIHTGEKPFSCTHCGKCFAHPSGLTSHMRIHTGEKPFGCTQCGKCFSQKGVLNIHMRVHTGERPYICSECGSSFKDSGTLKSHMAVHTGEKPYLCSHCGKYFTRRKNYMAHMRVFHQISLHGEVKS; translated from the coding sequence atgatCGAAGGAGAAGATACTTCAGAacagcaggagtgcagctccagtaTGAGTCAAGAGGGACAAGAACAtcctctcattaaagaagaaaaagaagagatcCAGACCTTCCTCATTGATGTGAAGAGTGAATATGATGAGGCTGGAACCAGCAGCTTTGATCAacaactgaaaacagaagaggaagaaattGAGAGTCAAGTCAACAGAACCACAGCCTCCCCCCTGTCTCTTGTGAAGAGTGAGGATGATGAACTTGGAATCAGCAGCTTGACAcaacaagtgaaaacagaagctgatggagacaagTGTGGAGGACCAAACCCAGCCAGCGACTTGGACACATCTCTTCATGCTGACCAGCAGAGGTCGCTGTGCTCTGAATCTGACACTGACGACAGTGAAGACTGGGGAGAAACCAGTAACAATCATTCTGCTTCAAACTCTGTTGAGGATCCAAACATTTGTGGacaaaaaggggaaaaaaagtcatttaagtGCTCACATTGCGGCAAATGTTTCTCTGCTTCACTTAACCTGACTCGGCACATGAGAAAACACACGGGAGAAAAAACTTCTAGGTGCTCTCTGTGTGGTAAATCTTTTACTAGAAAAAGTAAATTGGAAGCtcacatgaaaattcacactGGAGTAAAACCTTTCCACTGCACACACTGTGATAAACGTTTCACATTTACAGCCTATCTGAAAcgacacatgagaattcacacaggacaaaaacctttcagctgcacTCAGTGTGCTAAATATTTCCGAGGTACAACTGAGCTGAAACAACACATGAGAatccacacaggagaaaaaccttttagcTGTACTcattgtggtaaatgttttgcaCATCCCAGTGGTTTGACaagtcacatgagaattcacactggagaaaaaccattTGGCTGCACTCAGTGTGGCAAATGTTTTTCTCAGAAAGGTGTGTTGAAtattcacatgagagttcacactggagagaGGCCTTACATCTGCTCTGAGTGTGGTAGCTCTTTTAAAGACAGTGGGACCCTGAAGTCTCACATGGcagttcacactggagaaaaaccctatctCTGCTCCCATTGTGGGAAATATTTTACACGGAGAAAGAACTATATGGCCCACATGAGGGTCTTTCATCAGATCTCCCTTCATGGAGAAGTGAAGTCTTAA
- the LOC128752624 gene encoding oocyte zinc finger protein XlCOF6.1-like isoform X1 → MSRLERWKESYNRIMLEMGNSRPDLQQQLMIEGEDTSEQQECSSSMSQEGQEHPLIKEEKEEIQTFLIDVKSEYDEAGTSSFDQQLKTEEEEIESQVNRTTASPLSLVKSEDDELGISSLTQQVKTEADGDKCGGPNPASDLDTSLHADQQRSLCSESDTDDSEDWGETSNNHSASNSVEDPNICGQKGEKKSFKCSHCGKCFSASLNLTRHMRKHTGEKTSRCSLCGKSFTRKSKLEAHMKIHTGVKPFHCTHCDKRFTFTAYLKRHMRIHTGQKPFSCTQCAKYFRGTTELKQHMRIHTGEKPFSCTHCGKCFAHPSGLTSHMRIHTGEKPFGCTQCGKCFSQKGVLNIHMRVHTGERPYICSECGSSFKDSGTLKSHMAVHTGEKPYLCSHCGKYFTRRKNYMAHMRVFHQISLHGEVKS, encoded by the exons ATGTCCAGACTGGAGAGATGGAAAGAGTCCTACAACAGAATCATGTTGGAGATGGGGAACAGCAGACCAG atctccaacagcagctgatgatCGAAGGAGAAGATACTTCAGAacagcaggagtgcagctccagtaTGAGTCAAGAGGGACAAGAACAtcctctcattaaagaagaaaaagaagagatcCAGACCTTCCTCATTGATGTGAAGAGTGAATATGATGAGGCTGGAACCAGCAGCTTTGATCAacaactgaaaacagaagaggaagaaattGAGAGTCAAGTCAACAGAACCACAGCCTCCCCCCTGTCTCTTGTGAAGAGTGAGGATGATGAACTTGGAATCAGCAGCTTGACAcaacaagtgaaaacagaagctgatggagacaagTGTGGAGGACCAAACCCAGCCAGCGACTTGGACACATCTCTTCATGCTGACCAGCAGAGGTCGCTGTGCTCTGAATCTGACACTGACGACAGTGAAGACTGGGGAGAAACCAGTAACAATCATTCTGCTTCAAACTCTGTTGAGGATCCAAACATTTGTGGacaaaaaggggaaaaaaagtcatttaagtGCTCACATTGCGGCAAATGTTTCTCTGCTTCACTTAACCTGACTCGGCACATGAGAAAACACACGGGAGAAAAAACTTCTAGGTGCTCTCTGTGTGGTAAATCTTTTACTAGAAAAAGTAAATTGGAAGCtcacatgaaaattcacactGGAGTAAAACCTTTCCACTGCACACACTGTGATAAACGTTTCACATTTACAGCCTATCTGAAAcgacacatgagaattcacacaggacaaaaacctttcagctgcacTCAGTGTGCTAAATATTTCCGAGGTACAACTGAGCTGAAACAACACATGAGAatccacacaggagaaaaaccttttagcTGTACTcattgtggtaaatgttttgcaCATCCCAGTGGTTTGACaagtcacatgagaattcacactggagaaaaaccattTGGCTGCACTCAGTGTGGCAAATGTTTTTCTCAGAAAGGTGTGTTGAAtattcacatgagagttcacactggagagaGGCCTTACATCTGCTCTGAGTGTGGTAGCTCTTTTAAAGACAGTGGGACCCTGAAGTCTCACATGGcagttcacactggagaaaaaccctatctCTGCTCCCATTGTGGGAAATATTTTACACGGAGAAAGAACTATATGGCCCACATGAGGGTCTTTCATCAGATCTCCCTTCATGGAGAAGTGAAGTCTTAA